The DNA sequence TGGCCGTCAAGGACTCCGCGCCCCAGGCCGAACAGGACAAGGCCAAGGTGCGCATCGACAAGCTCTACCAGGAAGCCAAGTCCGGCGCGGACTTCGCCGAACTGGCCGTGAAGAATTCCGACGGTCCCAGCGCCCCCAACGGCGGCGACCTGGGCTGGTTCGGCAAAGGCGCCATGGTCCCGGGCTTCGAGGAAGCCGCCTTCGCCCTGAACAAGGGCGAGGTGTCCAAGCCGGTCAGGACTCCGTTCGGCTGGCACATCATCAAGGTCGAGGACAAGAAGGAAAGCACCGTCAAGACCCTTGACGAGGCCAAGGACGAGATCAAGACCCGCCTGGCCGAGGAAAAGGCCTCCGACAAGGCCAACGACCTCCTGGATCAGGCCACCGACCGCCTTGTCTCCGGCATGCCCCTGAAAAACATCGCCGCCGAACTGGGCATCGAAACCGTGACCACCGATCCCATGCCCGCCCAGTTCCTGGCCCAGACCTTTGGCATGAACGCCGAAGCGGCCAAGGCCGTGACCGGACTGACCCCCGGCGAGGCCTACAAGAGCCCTGTGGCCGTCAACGGCGGCTACATGCTCGTGGAAAAGGCCGAGGACATTCCGGCCTCGGTCATGGCTCTCCCCCTGGTCCGCCAAACCATCACCAACACCCTCAAGGACCAAAAGGGCGCGGAATTGGCCGAACAGGAAGCCGAGAAGATCCATGCGGCCCTGACCGGCCCCGACGCCGGGGCCGCCGCCAAAAAGTACGCCTCGCGCATCAAGACCACCCAGCCGTTCAACCGCCAGGGCAACATCCCCGAACTGGGCCTGAGCCAGCCCCTGGCCAAGGCCGCCTTCAACGCCCCGGACAAGAACTGGTTCAAGCTCGTCTACACCATGCCCGGCGGCGGCGCCGTCGTGGCCCGGCTCAACGAGCGCATCCCGTCCTCGGACAAAAACTGGCAGGAACAAAAGCAGTTCTGGCTCGCCCAGGTCGGGCAGAACTACCGCCACGAAGCCGTCGCCGCGTTCATGGACGACCTGAGCAAGAACGCCGAGATCGACATCGCCCGGCCCGACATCCTCAAGTAGCGCGCCGGACTACCGACATACGAAAGGGCTGCTCCTCGCGGGGCAGCCCTTTTTCCGTGCGCACGCCGGAGTCGAGGCGGCTTGAGGCGAGAGGGTTGGGGCGCCCTCGCCGGGCGGGCGCCTCCGGCGGCCAGGGGGAACCCTTTGAAAAGGGTTCCCCCTGGACCCCCTCCTAAACTTTTTGGGTGCCTTCGGCAGAAGCGTGCGGACGCGGGGGAGGGACGGGATGTATGGGGATGGACGCAAGGGAAAGGCTGATTTCGCGGCATGTTGGAACGGAGGCGAAAGAAAATTTTCACACTGTCTCTCCCCCTTCTTAAAAAAATAAAACCCGCGATTTCGGATAGAAAAAACGGCGTGCTTTCTTTCGAGAAGAAGCACGCCGTTTCGTCCATTTTTTCTGTCTGAAATCGCGACCGGCACAACGAAAAGCGTTCCTCACCGGGCCTTTCGCTACCGCACGCCCTTCGCGAAGCGACCCAAAAAGTTTGGGAGAGTCCAGAGAACCTTTTTCAAAAGGTTCTCTGGCGGGGTCTGGGGCGGAGCCCCAGCGGGGCCCGGGGCAGCGCCCCGGCCATCGGGAACTCAGGCCATTACAACGCTATCCGGGCATTTTCACTACCGCGTAGAAGCCGTTGGACTGGTGGCCGTGCATGGTCTCGTAGACGACCTCCTCGAAGGCCAGGGTCTCGAAGCCGGAAAACAGGGCTTCCATGTGGTTGCGGTCGTGATGGCGCAGGGTGCCGCCGTCGTCCACGTCGAAAACGCCGTACAGACCGTATCGTTCCTGCCCGAGCTGGTAGCGGTCGAGGTTGCGCCGGTCGCGGTTGAGCAGGAAGTCGTTGACGTAGAGCACGCCGCCGGGCTTGAGGACCCGTTGCAGTTCGAGCAGAGCCTCGGCCTGGGCGCGGGTTTCCAGCATGCAGGTAAAGACCGCGAGCATGACGGCGGCGTCGAAGACATTGTCCGCATAGGGCAGGGGCCCGCCCGGATAGGCGGCCAGGTTGAACCCGGGGTGCTCGGCGAGGCCGCGCCTGACCAGCGGCTCGGAAAAGTCGATGCCGGTCAGGTTTGCATACCCGGCCGAGGCCAATTCGGCCATGATCCGCCCGTAGCCGCAACCGAAGTCCAGGATGCGGGCGTTGCCGTCGGGAACGTATTCACGGAACACGTCGAGCCTGAATGGAGTGGTGAAATCCTTGGCCGCGCATTTGTCGGTCCAATATAGTTTGGGGTCCGGGATGGGAAAGCTCCTTGCTAGAGAGTGAGCCGGACGGTGTAGAGGTTGCGCCCGCGCTGGACGCGCATCATGACCGTCTTCTGCATGCGGTTGCGCAGGAAGGCGTTGAGCAGGTCGATGCCCGAGCCCAGGCTGCGGTTGCCTATCTGGTGGATGACGTCGCCTTGCTTCAGGCCGAGCTTGGCTGCGGCCGAGCCGGGGACCACGGTGGTTACCTCGGCGCCCGGTCCCTTCCGGTCGGCCAGCTCGAAGCCCCAACGGGCGCGCACCAGGTCCAGGGCCTTGGCCTTGTCCAAAACCTGCGGCCGAAGGTGGAGCCGGATGGTGTGCCCGTCGCGCAGGGTGACGAGATTGACGGATTCGGACTTGGTCACGCTGAACAGCCGGGTCAGGTAATCGCTCTTGTTGGCCACGGTGCGGCCGTTGAAGGACAGGACCACGTCGCCGGGCTTGACCAACCCGTCGGCGGCCGGAGTGCCGGGGTAAACCTCGGTGACGAGCATGCCGTTGAGGTCCTTGAGATTGAAATAGCGGGCCGCCGCCTGGTCGATGTCCTGGCCGAACAGGCCGAGCCAGATGGGCGCGACGTGGCCGGAATCGAGCAGTTCGGCGATGACGTGCTTGGCCTTGTTGATGGGAATGGCGAAACCGATGCCTTCGGCCCGGGCCTGGATGGCGGTATTGATGCCGATAAGTTCGCCGTTGATGTTCAGGAGCGGGCCGCCGGAGTTGCCGGGATTGATGGCCGCGTCGGTCTGGATGAAGCTGCCGAAAGCCCCGCTGTTGGTCTTCATGGGCCGGTTCAGGGCCGAGACCACGCCGGTGGTCACCGTGTTGGAGTAGCCGAAAGGATTGCCGATGGCGATGACGGTCTCACCGATGAAGATGCCGTCCGAATCGCCCATGGACACCTGGGGCAGGCCTTGGCCGTTTTCGAGCTTGAGCACGGCCAGATCGAAGTCGGCGTCCGAACCCACCAGGTCGGCCTTGAATTCCCGCCCGTCCTTGAGGCGCACCGCGATGTCGCCGCCCGAGGCGATGACGTGGGCGTTGGTCAGCACCAGCCCCTTGTCGCCGTCGATGATCACGCCCGAGCCGAGGCTCTGGGACTGGCGGGGCCGCTGTTCATAATAATCCTTGAAGAACTGGTCGAAAAAGGGGTCGCCGAAGGGCGAACGGTTGCCGGAGCGGACCGCGGAAGTCACGGTGATGTTGACCACCGAGGGGCTGACGGCCTCCACGGCGCGGACCACCGGAGTTCGGCGGTCGGCGGCGCGGGCCGGGGCGCAGGCGAACCCGACGGCGGCGACGAGGATAAGGACGGCGAGGGAAAGACGGAACGGGAAACGGAGTACGGATCGCATGCTACTTGCCTTGGGCCATGGCCCTCAGACGCGCGATGCGGTCTTCAATGGGCGGGTGAGTGGCGAACAGAGACGCGGCCTTTCGTCCGCTGAACGGATTAACGATGAACAAATTCTCGGTGACCGGGTTGCCCTGGAGCGGGATGCGGCTCGCCGCCGAATCAAGCTTGGACAGGGCGTCGGCCAGGTCGTTGGGGTTGGCCAGGCGTGCGCCCGTGGCGTCGGCCAGGTATTCGCGCGAGCGGGAAATGGCCATCTGGATCAGGGTGGCGGCGACGGGAGCGAGAAAGGCCATGGCCAGCGCGGCCAGGGGATTGCCGCCCTCGTCGTCGCGGGAGAACCCGCCGAAGATGGCGGTGAACTGGAGCATGTTGGCAATGAACACGATGGCCCCGGCCAGCACGGCCGCGATGCTCTGGATGAGGATGTCGCGGTTGACGATGTGGCCGAGTTCATGAGCCAGCACGCCCTTGAGCTCGTCGGGGTCCAGGATCTTGACGATGCCGCGCGTCACCGCGACCACGGCGTGTTCCGGGTTGCGGCCCGTGGCGAAGGCGTTGGGCGCGTCCTGGGGAATGAGCACGATGCGCGGCTTGGGGATGCCCGCCGCCGCAGCCATTTCGCCCACCACCCGGTGGATATGCGGGGCGTCGCCCGGGGACAGGGGCTGGGCCTTGTACATGCGCAGGACGATCTTGTCCGAATACCAATAGCTGCCCACATTCATGAACATGGCGAACCCGAAGGCCAAAAACAGCCCCGCCCGTCCGCCCATGGCTCCACCCAGGGCCATCAACAGGCCGGTGAGCAGACCGAGCAGCAACACGGTTTTCAACTGGCTGGTCATAA is a window from the Desulfovibrio sp. Huiquan2017 genome containing:
- a CDS encoding zinc metalloprotease HtpX, whose translation is MTSQLKTVLLLGLLTGLLMALGGAMGGRAGLFLAFGFAMFMNVGSYWYSDKIVLRMYKAQPLSPGDAPHIHRVVGEMAAAAGIPKPRIVLIPQDAPNAFATGRNPEHAVVAVTRGIVKILDPDELKGVLAHELGHIVNRDILIQSIAAVLAGAIVFIANMLQFTAIFGGFSRDDEGGNPLAALAMAFLAPVAATLIQMAISRSREYLADATGARLANPNDLADALSKLDSAASRIPLQGNPVTENLFIVNPFSGRKAASLFATHPPIEDRIARLRAMAQGK
- a CDS encoding SurA N-terminal domain-containing protein, which produces MLEIMRENASGWIIKILFAVIIIAFVFAFGMSGLNSSGDPTVATVNGQVITRADYETMYNRAAENIRRANPDLPPAQVRSPEFKQRVLGELISQKLLLGEADKLGIRASDKEVAAGIAAIAAFKDANGKFDQTRYQAALREIRQTPAEFEESYRSDLTMEKVKDAVAASVDVSETQARQIFDWISEQVRLDYIEVLPVDFRNEIKIGEAEVEAYYKANQDRFSIPAQVTLRTLAFTPANLAKYQTVTDDEIKDYYAANKDTLGEPETIHARHILVAVKDSAPQAEQDKAKVRIDKLYQEAKSGADFAELAVKNSDGPSAPNGGDLGWFGKGAMVPGFEEAAFALNKGEVSKPVRTPFGWHIIKVEDKKESTVKTLDEAKDEIKTRLAEEKASDKANDLLDQATDRLVSGMPLKNIAAELGIETVTTDPMPAQFLAQTFGMNAEAAKAVTGLTPGEAYKSPVAVNGGYMLVEKAEDIPASVMALPLVRQTITNTLKDQKGAELAEQEAEKIHAALTGPDAGAAAKKYASRIKTTQPFNRQGNIPELGLSQPLAKAAFNAPDKNWFKLVYTMPGGGAVVARLNERIPSSDKNWQEQKQFWLAQVGQNYRHEAVAAFMDDLSKNAEIDIARPDILK
- a CDS encoding trypsin-like peptidase domain-containing protein, producing MRSVLRFPFRLSLAVLILVAAVGFACAPARAADRRTPVVRAVEAVSPSVVNITVTSAVRSGNRSPFGDPFFDQFFKDYYEQRPRQSQSLGSGVIIDGDKGLVLTNAHVIASGGDIAVRLKDGREFKADLVGSDADFDLAVLKLENGQGLPQVSMGDSDGIFIGETVIAIGNPFGYSNTVTTGVVSALNRPMKTNSGAFGSFIQTDAAINPGNSGGPLLNINGELIGINTAIQARAEGIGFAIPINKAKHVIAELLDSGHVAPIWLGLFGQDIDQAAARYFNLKDLNGMLVTEVYPGTPAADGLVKPGDVVLSFNGRTVANKSDYLTRLFSVTKSESVNLVTLRDGHTIRLHLRPQVLDKAKALDLVRARWGFELADRKGPGAEVTTVVPGSAAAKLGLKQGDVIHQIGNRSLGSGIDLLNAFLRNRMQKTVMMRVQRGRNLYTVRLTL
- a CDS encoding class I SAM-dependent methyltransferase, with protein sequence MFREYVPDGNARILDFGCGYGRIMAELASAGYANLTGIDFSEPLVRRGLAEHPGFNLAAYPGGPLPYADNVFDAAVMLAVFTCMLETRAQAEALLELQRVLKPGGVLYVNDFLLNRDRRNLDRYQLGQERYGLYGVFDVDDGGTLRHHDRNHMEALFSGFETLAFEEVVYETMHGHQSNGFYAVVKMPG